From one Rhizobium leguminosarum genomic stretch:
- a CDS encoding SMP-30/gluconolactonase/LRE family protein codes for MAEASIYEIHDPRFRQLIVTSAALDELYSGCRWAEGPVWFNDANQLLWSDIPNQRMLRWTPESGVSVYRQPSNFANGHTRDRQGRLISCEHGARRVTRTEVDGSITVLADRFEGARLNSPNDVVVKSDGTIWFTDPTYGIMSDYEGYRAVPEQPTRNVYRLDPATGGLATVATDFIQPNGLAFSPDETILYVADSAASHDESLPRHIRAFDVVDGLRLQNGRVFCLIDNGIPDGIRTDVNGNLWSSAGDGVHCFDPAGKLIGKIRVPQTVANLTFGGPKRNRLFIAATHSVYSVYVAVSGAQLP; via the coding sequence ATGGCAGAGGCCAGCATCTACGAAATCCACGACCCGCGCTTCCGGCAGTTGATCGTGACGAGCGCCGCTCTCGACGAACTTTATTCCGGTTGCCGCTGGGCGGAGGGTCCCGTCTGGTTCAACGATGCGAACCAGCTGCTGTGGAGCGACATTCCCAATCAGCGCATGCTGCGATGGACGCCCGAGAGTGGTGTCTCCGTCTACCGGCAACCCTCCAACTTCGCCAACGGCCATACACGCGATCGGCAGGGGCGGCTGATCTCCTGTGAACATGGCGCCCGCCGCGTCACGCGCACCGAGGTCGATGGCTCGATCACCGTGCTCGCCGATCGTTTCGAGGGCGCCAGGCTGAATTCGCCGAACGACGTGGTGGTGAAATCCGACGGCACGATCTGGTTCACCGACCCCACCTACGGCATCATGTCCGACTACGAAGGCTATCGCGCCGTACCGGAGCAGCCGACCCGCAACGTCTACCGGCTCGATCCGGCGACCGGGGGGCTTGCGACTGTCGCCACCGATTTCATCCAGCCGAACGGCCTTGCCTTCTCCCCTGACGAGACAATTCTCTACGTGGCGGATTCGGCGGCAAGCCATGATGAGAGCCTGCCGCGCCATATAAGGGCTTTCGACGTTGTCGACGGCCTCAGGCTTCAAAACGGCCGCGTCTTCTGCCTGATCGACAACGGCATTCCCGACGGCATCCGCACCGATGTGAACGGAAACCTCTGGTCGAGTGCCGGTGATGGCGTGCATTGTTTCGATCCGGCCGGCAAACTGATCGGTAAGATCCGCGTGCCGCAAACCGTCGCGAACCTCACCTTCGGTGGTCCCAAGCGCAACCGGCTGTTCATTGCGGCGACGCATTCGGTTTATTCGGTCTATGTCGCAGTCAGCGGTGCGCAGCTGCCGTGA
- a CDS encoding ABC transporter permease, with amino-acid sequence MTFRLSSDAMRLAIPALSLTLLLAAVFWLQPRAMSYVGLNLLFNLAVPIALATIAQMLVMAVNDLDLSMGTFVSFVACVTATFLRDAPMTGILILAGAIATYAGLGVVIHLRNLPSIVVTLGMSFVWGGLAVLLLPAPGGQAPDWVRWLMTVKPALVPMAIVASIIIAAVAHLLVMRSSLGVLIRGIGGNQRSVERAGWSIVAARASAYGLAGLFAVLAGIALVGLTTSADANIALRYTLLSIAGVILGGGEFIGGRVSPVGAVIGALTLTLAGSFLSFLRISPDWQIGAQGAILIIVLALRLMLNRLEKREKRR; translated from the coding sequence ATGACGTTCCGGCTGTCGTCCGACGCCATGCGTCTTGCCATCCCCGCTTTGTCGCTGACGCTGCTGCTCGCCGCCGTCTTCTGGCTGCAGCCGCGCGCCATGAGCTATGTCGGGCTCAACCTGCTGTTCAATCTGGCTGTGCCGATCGCGCTTGCGACGATCGCCCAGATGCTGGTGATGGCGGTCAACGATCTCGATCTGTCGATGGGCACTTTCGTCAGCTTCGTCGCCTGCGTCACCGCGACCTTTCTGCGTGATGCCCCCATGACCGGCATCCTGATCCTTGCCGGCGCGATCGCCACCTATGCGGGCCTCGGTGTCGTCATTCATTTGCGCAACCTGCCGTCCATTGTCGTGACCCTCGGCATGAGCTTCGTCTGGGGCGGCCTTGCCGTGCTGTTGCTGCCGGCGCCCGGCGGTCAGGCGCCGGACTGGGTGCGCTGGCTGATGACCGTCAAGCCGGCACTGGTGCCGATGGCGATCGTCGCCAGTATTATCATCGCCGCTGTCGCTCATCTTCTCGTCATGCGCTCCTCGCTCGGCGTGCTGATCCGCGGCATCGGCGGCAACCAGCGCTCGGTCGAGCGCGCCGGCTGGTCGATTGTTGCGGCGCGCGCCAGCGCCTACGGTCTTGCCGGCTTGTTCGCGGTGCTTGCCGGCATCGCCCTCGTTGGTCTGACGACCTCGGCCGATGCCAATATCGCCCTGCGCTACACGCTGCTGTCGATCGCCGGCGTCATCCTCGGCGGCGGTGAGTTCATCGGCGGCCGCGTCTCCCCTGTCGGCGCCGTCATCGGCGCGTTGACCCTGACGCTTGCCGGCTCGTTCCTGTCCTTCCTGCGTATCTCGCCGGACTGGCAGATCGGGGCGCAGGGCGCGATCCTGATCATCGTGCTCGCGCTTCGCCTGATGCTGAACCGCTTGGAGAAGCGGGAGAAACGCCGATGA
- a CDS encoding amino acid ABC transporter ATP-binding protein, whose amino-acid sequence MTAAETTKPLVRARNVHKSFDQLDVLKGIDLDVMPGEVVVVLGPSGSGKSTFLRCINHLEAINKGFIEVDGEQIGYRVRKDRLEKLSSNRIARQRRKIGMVFQQFNLYPHMTVLQNIVEAPVGVHGESRKAATENAMRLLERVGLSEKAASYPRQLSGGQQQRVAIARALAIKPKLMLFDEPTSALDPELVGEVLATMRDLAKQGLTMIVVTHEIGFAREAADRVVFMDGGNVVEMGKPEDVIGNPQHPRTQAFLARFL is encoded by the coding sequence TTGACCGCTGCCGAAACCACAAAGCCTCTCGTCAGGGCCCGCAACGTCCACAAGTCCTTCGACCAGCTCGACGTGCTGAAGGGGATCGACCTCGACGTCATGCCGGGTGAAGTCGTCGTGGTGCTCGGCCCGTCCGGATCGGGAAAATCGACCTTCCTACGCTGCATCAATCATCTCGAAGCGATCAATAAGGGGTTCATCGAAGTCGATGGCGAACAGATCGGCTATCGCGTCCGCAAAGACCGGCTGGAGAAGCTGTCCAGCAACAGGATCGCCCGCCAACGGCGCAAGATCGGCATGGTGTTCCAGCAGTTCAATCTCTATCCGCATATGACGGTGCTACAGAACATCGTCGAGGCCCCGGTCGGCGTGCACGGGGAAAGTCGCAAGGCTGCGACGGAGAATGCCATGCGGCTTTTGGAGCGGGTTGGTCTGTCGGAAAAGGCGGCCAGCTATCCTCGCCAGCTCTCCGGCGGTCAGCAGCAGCGCGTCGCCATCGCCCGCGCCCTTGCGATCAAGCCGAAGCTGATGCTGTTCGATGAGCCCACCTCTGCGCTCGACCCGGAGCTGGTCGGCGAAGTGCTGGCCACCATGCGCGATCTCGCCAAGCAAGGCCTGACGATGATCGTCGTTACCCACGAAATCGGTTTCGCCCGGGAGGCGGCCGATCGGGTCGTGTTCATGGACGGCGGCAATGTCGTCGAGATGGGCAAGCCTGAGGACGTCATCGGCAATCCGCAACATCCTCGCACCCAGGCCTTTCTCGCCCGGTTTCTCTGA
- the ligD gene encoding non-homologous end-joining DNA ligase — MTRSRRPSLPFLNESNTTLQSRPIRKRDPDQPSLPLDPMPSRIEPCLALLKPTVPLGPDWLYEAKWDGYRLAIHIEPKSVRVITRGGHDWTDRFPTIATAAKELGVATAILDGEAVVMGEHGRSDFGALQRSLGGRGGKRVSTESILYAFDLLYLDGHDLTGTELAVRRHLLEDLIPEGGNGKIRFSEEIDLPAEDLLEHACHHRLEGIIAKHRDRPYRSGRTGDWLKIKCVESESFMIVGYEQSASARGGIGSLLLAGKKGFDWISVGSVGTGFSASDAEHLKKMLDRLKTNRPVVPLKGKRYVFVQPTLIAEIEFRGWTDDGSLRHASYKGLREIQDNAAVFDMSGFGR, encoded by the coding sequence ATGACGCGTTCGCGCCGCCCCTCATTGCCATTCCTTAACGAGTCCAACACAACGCTGCAGTCTCGTCCGATCCGCAAACGCGATCCTGACCAGCCAAGCCTTCCACTTGATCCAATGCCCTCGAGAATCGAGCCCTGCCTTGCGCTGCTGAAACCCACTGTGCCGCTGGGGCCGGATTGGCTCTACGAGGCGAAGTGGGATGGCTACCGGCTGGCGATCCACATCGAGCCGAAGAGCGTTCGTGTCATCACGCGCGGCGGCCATGACTGGACCGACCGCTTTCCCACCATCGCCACGGCAGCCAAAGAACTGGGCGTGGCCACCGCCATACTGGACGGGGAAGCGGTTGTTATGGGCGAGCACGGCCGATCGGACTTCGGCGCGTTGCAACGTTCGCTCGGAGGTCGAGGCGGCAAGCGGGTCTCGACCGAGTCCATTCTCTACGCCTTCGACCTTTTGTATCTTGACGGGCATGACCTCACCGGCACCGAGCTCGCCGTGCGTCGGCACCTTCTTGAAGACCTGATACCGGAGGGTGGCAATGGGAAGATCCGCTTTTCCGAAGAGATAGACCTGCCGGCCGAAGACCTCCTCGAGCATGCCTGCCATCATCGGCTGGAAGGCATCATCGCCAAGCATCGCGACCGGCCCTACCGCAGTGGCCGCACGGGCGACTGGCTGAAGATCAAGTGCGTTGAGAGCGAGAGCTTCATGATCGTCGGCTACGAACAATCGGCATCCGCCCGCGGCGGCATCGGCAGTCTGCTGCTCGCCGGCAAGAAGGGTTTCGACTGGATTTCAGTGGGGTCGGTCGGAACCGGTTTCAGTGCCAGTGATGCCGAGCACCTGAAAAAGATGCTCGACCGGTTGAAGACGAACCGGCCGGTCGTTCCCCTGAAGGGCAAGCGCTACGTCTTCGTGCAGCCGACCCTAATCGCCGAGATCGAGTTTCGCGGCTGGACGGATGACGGCAGTCTCCGCCACGCCTCGTATAAGGGGCTTCGAGAAATTCAGGACAACGCGGCTGTCTTCGATATGAGCGGCTTCGGCCGTTGA
- a CDS encoding Ku protein — MVAPRANWKGYIKFGEVAFPVALYTAASSSERIAFNTLNRKTGNRVRREFVDSETGDAVERDDQVKGFEIEDGRYVVLEPDEVAAAIPNSDKTLKVEAFIPIDEVDDVYFDKPYYLAPDKMGSDAYKLLRDGMTKAKVAAIARTVLFRRLRTVLIRPHGSGLIGSTLNYDYEVRSSEKAFEEMPDLKIEGEMLELAKHIINTKKGQFDPKQFEDRYEKAVVELVKAKIEGRTLPKKKAVAASKPSDLLQALRESAGMSAPAKTKRTAANANAGKSRQKATRASGSKGRSTGAHQRRAS; from the coding sequence ATGGTTGCGCCGCGAGCGAATTGGAAAGGCTATATCAAGTTCGGAGAAGTCGCGTTTCCCGTTGCGCTCTACACGGCCGCATCCTCTTCCGAACGGATCGCCTTCAATACCTTGAACCGAAAGACCGGCAATCGTGTCCGGCGCGAGTTCGTCGATAGCGAAACCGGCGATGCCGTCGAGCGCGACGATCAGGTCAAGGGTTTCGAGATTGAGGATGGGCGATATGTCGTCCTCGAACCCGACGAAGTCGCGGCCGCAATTCCAAACAGCGACAAGACACTGAAGGTCGAAGCGTTCATTCCCATTGATGAGGTCGACGACGTCTATTTCGACAAGCCCTATTATCTTGCTCCCGACAAGATGGGCAGCGATGCCTACAAGCTGCTGCGCGACGGCATGACGAAAGCCAAGGTCGCCGCAATCGCCCGCACGGTTTTGTTCAGGCGCCTGCGCACCGTTCTCATTCGGCCGCACGGCAGCGGTCTCATTGGCTCCACCTTGAACTACGACTATGAGGTCCGTTCGTCGGAAAAGGCTTTCGAGGAGATGCCGGATCTGAAGATCGAGGGTGAGATGCTGGAGCTTGCCAAACACATCATCAATACGAAAAAAGGCCAGTTTGATCCCAAGCAGTTCGAAGACCGTTATGAAAAGGCGGTGGTGGAGCTGGTGAAGGCGAAGATAGAGGGCCGGACGCTGCCGAAGAAGAAGGCGGTCGCGGCGTCCAAACCGAGCGATCTTCTGCAGGCGTTGCGTGAAAGTGCGGGAATGTCCGCGCCTGCCAAGACCAAACGCACCGCGGCCAACGCCAATGCCGGCAAGAGCAGGCAAAAAGCCACTCGGGCGTCCGGATCCAAGGGCCGCAGCACCGGCGCCCACCAACGCCGTGCCAGCTGA
- a CDS encoding PLP-dependent aminotransferase family protein: MGDAVEASWFAEKITDRSIRGIALETSALIRAGALPVGTRLPAIRDIAYELHVSPATISEAWSELRRQKIISGRGRNGTWVSGDRFVAKPERLASSGNYAAGVLDLTSAGPDVALLPGLAKAMAHGASAADLNSYERSRIVPELKDAISERWPYEAEAFLATNGGYNAVYTVLHALVSPGSSVAIEHPTAMRLLDILEDLGVRIIPVACDNDGPLPDLLREALRQRPAAFLFQPRLHSVTGITVSASRLDQLGAVLEDSDTLIIEDDGVGDISAAPPHSLGGRFAERTIHILSHSKSLGPDLRLAVLSSSAPIVDQIQSYRSFSAGWTSRILQGAAAWLLRDPATWRLIAEARDRYQQRRDALADALRERGISIPPGRGLCLWVPVVSEPFAMVTLAARNIAVNPGSKFSGTVTLTGRRAKCGIWRHDPTCP, encoded by the coding sequence ATGGGCGACGCGGTCGAAGCCTCCTGGTTTGCCGAAAAAATAACCGACCGCAGCATCCGGGGGATCGCTCTCGAAACGAGCGCACTGATCCGTGCCGGCGCCTTGCCCGTCGGCACGCGTCTGCCGGCGATCCGCGATATCGCCTATGAATTGCATGTCAGCCCGGCAACGATCTCGGAAGCCTGGAGTGAATTGCGGCGGCAGAAGATCATCAGCGGCCGGGGGCGCAACGGTACCTGGGTCAGCGGCGACCGCTTTGTTGCCAAGCCGGAGCGTCTCGCGAGTTCGGGAAATTATGCGGCGGGTGTACTCGACCTGACCTCTGCCGGGCCGGATGTTGCACTTCTTCCCGGTCTGGCCAAAGCAATGGCCCATGGCGCGTCAGCCGCCGACCTCAACAGCTATGAGCGCAGCCGTATCGTGCCGGAGCTGAAGGATGCCATTTCGGAGCGATGGCCCTATGAGGCGGAAGCGTTTCTTGCCACCAATGGCGGCTACAACGCCGTCTATACGGTGTTGCATGCGCTGGTCTCTCCGGGTTCGTCGGTTGCGATCGAACATCCGACCGCGATGCGGCTGCTCGATATCCTGGAAGATCTCGGCGTCAGGATCATTCCCGTCGCCTGCGACAACGACGGTCCCTTGCCGGATTTGCTTCGCGAGGCATTGCGACAGCGGCCGGCAGCCTTCCTGTTTCAGCCGCGGCTGCATTCCGTGACAGGGATTACCGTCAGTGCATCCCGCCTCGATCAGCTCGGAGCCGTGCTGGAGGACAGCGATACGCTGATTATCGAGGACGACGGCGTCGGCGACATCTCGGCAGCACCTCCGCATTCCCTGGGCGGTCGATTTGCGGAACGGACGATCCATATCCTGTCACACTCGAAAAGCCTCGGACCGGATCTGCGTCTCGCCGTCTTGTCGAGTTCTGCGCCTATCGTCGACCAGATCCAGTCTTACCGCTCCTTCAGCGCCGGCTGGACCAGCCGCATCCTGCAAGGGGCCGCCGCCTGGCTATTGCGCGATCCGGCAACCTGGCGCCTCATCGCCGAGGCGCGCGACCGCTATCAGCAGAGGCGCGACGCTCTGGCCGATGCGCTCCGCGAACGGGGAATATCGATTCCCCCAGGCCGGGGCCTGTGCCTCTGGGTGCCCGTTGTGTCCGAACCATTCGCGATGGTGACACTTGCCGCACGCAATATCGCCGTCAATCCGGGCAGCAAGTTCTCCGGCACTGTAACGTTAACCGGGCGTCGAGCAAAATGTGGGATCTGGCGGCATGACCCGACTTGCCCGTGA
- a CDS encoding M20 aminoacylase family protein has protein sequence MPMLDNAYARVSDFEAMEAELKATRQYLHARPELSFEEAETARYVAEKLEGWGYDVTRNVGGHGVVARLSAGKGGKSIAIRADMDALPIVEETGLSYASNTPGKMHACGHDGHTTVLLGAAEYLARTRRFSGTVTLIFQPAEEAGKNSGAQAMIADGLFERFPFDAIFGLHNHPGAPEGTLLLRSGPMMAASDTVNITIKGKGGHASRPHLTIDPIVVACNLVVSLQTIISRNLDPTQTAVITVGTIHAGDAVNVIPEHAKLALSVRSFEPRIRDLLQERITKLARSVAEGHDASIEIDYDRGNPVVVNSPVETDFARIVAIELIGEDKVATCPLIPGSEDFSHFLEHKPGSFLRLGNGMNSAMLHSAKYDFADASLTVGAAMWARLAERYLQDDV, from the coding sequence ATGCCCATGCTCGATAATGCCTATGCCCGCGTTTCCGATTTCGAAGCGATGGAGGCGGAGCTGAAGGCGACCCGCCAGTACCTGCATGCTCGTCCGGAACTCTCTTTCGAAGAAGCGGAAACGGCGCGTTATGTCGCCGAAAAGCTGGAAGGCTGGGGCTATGACGTAACCCGCAATGTCGGGGGCCATGGCGTTGTCGCTCGGCTTAGCGCCGGCAAGGGTGGCAAGAGTATCGCCATCCGCGCCGATATGGATGCCTTGCCGATCGTCGAGGAAACCGGGCTTTCCTATGCCAGCAACACTCCCGGTAAGATGCATGCCTGCGGCCATGACGGCCACACGACCGTCCTGCTCGGCGCAGCCGAATATCTCGCCCGCACCCGCCGCTTCAGCGGCACGGTGACACTGATCTTCCAACCGGCGGAAGAGGCGGGCAAGAATAGCGGCGCCCAGGCGATGATCGCCGACGGCCTGTTCGAGCGGTTTCCGTTCGACGCAATCTTTGGTCTGCACAATCACCCCGGCGCTCCCGAAGGCACCCTTCTGCTGCGATCCGGCCCAATGATGGCGGCGTCGGATACCGTCAATATCACCATCAAGGGCAAAGGCGGCCATGCCTCGCGCCCGCACCTGACCATCGATCCCATTGTCGTGGCATGCAACCTCGTCGTCTCGCTGCAGACAATCATCTCGCGCAACCTTGATCCGACCCAGACGGCGGTCATTACCGTCGGCACGATCCATGCCGGCGATGCGGTCAACGTCATTCCGGAACATGCCAAGCTCGCATTGAGCGTGCGCTCCTTCGAGCCGCGCATCCGCGATCTTCTGCAGGAGCGCATCACCAAGCTGGCCCGCTCAGTGGCCGAAGGTCACGATGCTTCGATCGAGATCGACTACGATCGCGGTAATCCTGTCGTCGTCAATTCGCCTGTCGAGACGGATTTTGCCCGGATCGTCGCGATTGAACTGATCGGCGAAGACAAAGTCGCGACTTGCCCGCTCATTCCCGGCAGCGAGGATTTTTCACACTTTCTCGAGCACAAGCCGGGCAGCTTCCTGCGTCTCGGCAATGGCATGAATTCCGCCATGCTGCATAGCGCCAAATACGACTTCGCCGATGCCAGCCTGACGGTTGGCGCGGCAATGTGGGCAAGGCTCGCGGAGCGCTACCTTCAGGACGACGTCTGA
- a CDS encoding Ku protein, translating to MAPRPHWKGYLKLSLVTCPVQMMPATSENEKVRFHTLNRETRNRVVSRYVDSVTGKEVKDEDEVKGYQRGENEYVILEDEELENVALDSTRTIDIEVFAPRDGVEWIWLDTPYYLSPDDPVGEEAFTVIRDAMAAENMVGISRLVISRRERAVMLEPRGKGIVLWTLRYGDEVRDAETYFEKVDDDAADSEMMPLVQQLIKKQTQHWSPKMVSDPVQDKLLDIIDAKRKQMKKPGKAKPKTREKEEPAPSNVINIMDALRKSVEAENRSGKGKHPS from the coding sequence ATGGCGCCCCGCCCCCACTGGAAAGGCTATCTGAAGCTGTCGCTGGTAACCTGCCCCGTCCAGATGATGCCGGCCACGTCGGAAAACGAAAAGGTACGCTTCCACACGTTGAACCGGGAAACCCGGAACCGCGTCGTGAGCCGCTATGTCGATTCCGTCACCGGCAAGGAGGTCAAGGACGAGGACGAGGTCAAGGGCTATCAGCGCGGTGAGAACGAGTATGTGATCCTCGAAGACGAGGAGCTGGAAAACGTCGCGCTGGATAGTACCAGGACCATCGACATCGAGGTCTTCGCACCGCGTGACGGTGTCGAGTGGATCTGGCTCGATACGCCCTATTACCTCTCTCCGGACGACCCGGTCGGTGAGGAGGCGTTCACCGTCATCCGCGACGCCATGGCGGCCGAGAATATGGTCGGTATTTCCAGACTGGTGATCTCGAGGCGGGAACGCGCCGTCATGCTCGAGCCACGCGGCAAGGGTATCGTGCTCTGGACGCTGCGCTACGGTGACGAGGTTCGCGACGCCGAGACCTATTTCGAGAAGGTCGATGACGACGCAGCCGATAGCGAGATGATGCCCTTGGTTCAGCAACTCATCAAAAAGCAGACGCAGCACTGGAGCCCGAAAATGGTCTCCGATCCGGTTCAGGACAAGCTCCTCGACATCATCGACGCGAAGCGGAAGCAGATGAAAAAGCCGGGCAAGGCGAAGCCTAAGACGAGGGAAAAGGAAGAGCCGGCGCCGAGCAACGTCATCAACATCATGGATGCGCTTCGCAAGTCGGTCGAAGCGGAAAATCGCTCCGGGAAGGGCAAACATCCATCATGA
- a CDS encoding IS6 family transposase, whose amino-acid sequence MTRLARDPLYRRHRFPADVIAHAVWLYFRFPLSLRMVEDMLAARGVIVSHQTVRLWAEKFGGHFANDIRKRSTGKLGDKWHLDEVVISIGGKKHWLWRAVDQDGFVLDVLVQNRRNVKAAKRLMRKLLKGQGRSPRVMITDKLRSYGAAKRDIMPGVEHRSHKGLNNRAENSHQPTRRRERIMKGFKSARHLQRFASIHDPVANLFHIPRHEISSDHHRELRTEAMQMWNEIARLQTA is encoded by the coding sequence ATGACCCGACTTGCCCGTGATCCTCTTTATCGTCGCCACCGATTTCCAGCCGATGTGATTGCACATGCCGTTTGGCTTTATTTCCGGTTTCCGCTCAGTCTGCGCATGGTAGAGGATATGCTGGCGGCGCGTGGGGTCATCGTATCTCACCAAACCGTGAGGCTCTGGGCTGAGAAATTCGGAGGGCACTTTGCCAACGATATCCGGAAGCGATCGACCGGCAAGCTCGGCGACAAATGGCACCTCGATGAGGTCGTCATCTCCATTGGCGGCAAGAAACACTGGCTTTGGCGCGCCGTCGATCAGGACGGCTTCGTCCTTGATGTTCTGGTCCAGAACCGCCGAAATGTCAAAGCTGCAAAGCGTCTGATGCGAAAGCTTCTGAAAGGGCAAGGTCGTTCACCGCGTGTGATGATCACCGACAAACTTCGGTCCTATGGCGCCGCAAAACGCGATATCATGCCAGGTGTCGAGCATCGCTCGCACAAGGGATTGAACAATCGTGCTGAGAATTCTCATCAACCGACCCGGCGGCGAGAACGGATCATGAAGGGCTTCAAGTCAGCCCGACATCTCCAGCGTTTTGCTTCAATTCATGACCCTGTTGCCAACCTTTTTCACATTCCACGCCACGAGATCTCATCAGACCATCACCGCGAACTGAGAACCGAAGCTATGCAGATGTGGAACGAAATCGCACGCCTGCAAACCGCATAA
- a CDS encoding ABC transporter permease, translating to MTPLLSLFGKPWIWSWLAAFIVWFLTIMVTLGASTLGLSQAALTFAAFSVVVGIGQMFVITLGPGNIDLSVPATMTLAGTVALKLMNVENGMILPGLLITVVIGLVVGLGNYALIKALRIPPIIATLSMSFIVQSAAIWTNRGLRIKPPSMLAEFTTSNTLGVPNVAIVALFISMLAWFLLEKTIYGRWISAIGQSMPAARMAGIPVDGTRFVTYLFCAMLAALAGYLLACFSGGAALNMGSEYLLMSIAVVVIGGTAVAGGDSNVPGIWGASLFMFLVVSMLNTYGVGAGIRLIMTGLIIISVIMLAGGRRAGMR from the coding sequence ATGACCCCACTCCTCAGCCTCTTTGGCAAACCCTGGATCTGGTCGTGGCTCGCCGCCTTCATCGTCTGGTTCCTGACGATCATGGTGACGCTCGGCGCCAGCACGCTCGGCCTGTCGCAGGCAGCACTCACCTTCGCTGCCTTCTCGGTCGTCGTCGGCATCGGCCAGATGTTCGTCATCACGCTGGGTCCCGGCAACATCGATCTCTCGGTTCCCGCCACGATGACGCTTGCCGGCACGGTGGCGCTGAAGCTGATGAATGTCGAAAACGGCATGATCCTGCCCGGCCTTCTCATTACCGTCGTCATCGGCCTTGTCGTCGGCCTCGGCAATTATGCGCTGATCAAGGCGCTGCGCATTCCGCCGATCATCGCCACGCTGTCCATGAGCTTCATCGTCCAGTCCGCCGCGATCTGGACGAACCGGGGATTGCGCATCAAGCCTCCGAGCATGCTTGCGGAGTTCACCACCTCGAACACGCTCGGCGTGCCGAATGTGGCGATCGTCGCGCTCTTCATCTCGATGCTTGCCTGGTTCCTTCTCGAGAAGACTATCTACGGGCGCTGGATCTCGGCGATCGGCCAGAGCATGCCGGCGGCGCGCATGGCCGGCATACCGGTCGACGGCACACGCTTCGTCACCTATCTGTTCTGCGCCATGCTCGCCGCGCTCGCAGGCTATTTGCTTGCCTGTTTCTCCGGCGGCGCGGCGCTCAACATGGGCTCGGAATATCTGCTGATGTCGATCGCCGTCGTCGTGATCGGCGGCACGGCGGTCGCCGGCGGCGATTCCAACGTGCCGGGCATCTGGGGTGCATCGCTCTTCATGTTCCTGGTCGTCTCCATGCTCAACACTTACGGGGTCGGCGCGGGCATCCGCCTCATCATGACCGGCCTCATCATCATCAGCGTCATCATGCTCGCCGGCGGCCGCCGGGCCGGCATGCGATAA
- a CDS encoding IS6 family transposase, whose amino-acid sequence MTRLARDPLYRRHRFPADVIAHAVWLYFRFPLSLRMVEDMLAARGVIVSHQTVRLWAEKFGGHFANDIRKRSTGKLGDKWHLDEVVISIGGKKHWLWRAVDQDGFVLDVLVQNRRNVKAAKRLMRKLLKGQGRSPRVMITDKLRSYGAAKRDIMPGVEHRSHKGLNNRAENSHQPTRRRERIMKGFKSARHLQRFASIHDPVANLFHIPRHEISSDHHRELRTEAMQMWNEIARLQTA is encoded by the coding sequence ATGACCCGACTTGCCCGTGATCCTCTTTATCGTCGCCACCGATTTCCAGCCGATGTGATTGCACATGCCGTTTGGCTTTATTTCCGGTTTCCGCTCAGTCTGCGCATGGTCGAGGATATGCTGGCGGCGCGTGGGGTCATCGTATCTCACCAAACCGTGAGGCTCTGGGCTGAGAAATTCGGAGGGCACTTTGCCAACGATATCCGGAAGCGATCGACCGGCAAGCTCGGCGACAAATGGCACCTCGATGAGGTCGTCATCTCCATTGGCGGCAAGAAACACTGGCTTTGGCGCGCCGTCGATCAGGACGGCTTCGTCCTTGATGTTCTGGTCCAGAACCGCCGAAATGTCAAAGCTGCAAAGCGTCTGATGCGAAAGCTTCTGAAAGGGCAAGGTCGTTCACCGCGTGTGATGATCACCGACAAACTTCGGTCCTATGGCGCCGCAAAACGCGATATCATGCCAGGTGTCGAGCATCGCTCGCACAAGGGATTGAACAATCGTGCTGAGAATTCTCATCAACCGACCCGGCGGCGAGAACGGATCATGAAGGGCTTCAAGTCAGCCCGACATCTCCAGCGTTTTGCTTCAATTCATGACCCTGTTGCCAACCTTTTTCACATTCCACGCCACGAGATCTCATCAGACCATCACCGCGAACTGAGAACCGAAGCTATGCAGATGTGGAACGAAATCGCACGCCTGCAAACCGCATAA